A single genomic interval of Oncorhynchus mykiss isolate Arlee chromosome 13, USDA_OmykA_1.1, whole genome shotgun sequence harbors:
- the LOC110486292 gene encoding mitogen-activated protein kinase kinase kinase 14 isoform X1: MAVRRRIFNSTRPFSGSPQIELKGSYPSLPSPEDRTSDEEGKESKGDFMPCLKPRIIKVLTKGTAEQVGEAGPLNYQKNSFIAQAECETQDSQQFSPSCSERSFVASPNCLINRDSSEHNNVSCSTAASNQDKPGSPAHCSPRKKPRKKQKKKGGQRETGKQRQRRRVPSGVPEQETQTGSSPQLIQIQQDASEHQSNISTSYSSSILSLEAHDRRRPPYSLQDCNRGPSHSHLYWGPQVFSHPSNLSTYGQESDSDSPLSSVGDCSLALAGLRGSVSQEDRCYAGPFCKDFCKDVERDVREKEGEVSETDTNEGLIFNKNIQPVNYEYREGKDYSLCKSINTGSYGEVHSVQDNRTHFRFGAKKILLKSFSSEEVGTWSALKSPRVVELFGVIREGPYVVLFMDLKAGSVGQLIKERGRLPEDLALHYHCQVLEALEHLLKRRVLHLDIKADNVLLSEDGRDTFLCDFGQSERMDIGGQSLSASQGADLKGTETHMAPEIVKGETCRGAKADVWSSCCMLLHMLNGCQPWTRYYSRPLYFKIANEPPPLREIPPDCSPFTADVIKVGLQKEPTKRASASELKGRAARALREVGGLSSPIRGSYKEPLQIDDSPSQSSQPWPPFSRDTCSEESPELWLESMNPGSKELNNDEEEEGSEADTEETASPRSLLTQLHEWQNPKMTDVTSNVSELELRKLEREFYLTSLSQLHSAETQEQLLSCLSSSDCYSNRDLWDRKDSGRWSISPGDDLSSGVFSYNSQPDGQILSMDWLVHQSHLSPPQCFEGVNVCITGVNGQSIRIREKRRVKVGHIATGISDQATTHRPSIHHLCLSLPSRSLRGCSPWRLRSGSQWPMMRRYRTLASCSAVSLLLTTARPGDGGSRRGCWRLVTEPLTPPTHR; the protein is encoded by the exons ATGGCAGTGAGGCGAAGGATCTTTAACTCGACCAGACCGTTCTCAGGGTCACCCCAAATAGAGCTGAAGGGGTCttacccaagcctccccagcccAGAAGACAGGACGAGTGacgaggaggggaaggagagcaAAGGGGACTTCATGCCTTGTTTAAAACCCAGAATAATTAAAGTCCTAACGAAGGGCACAGCAGAACAAGTGGGTGAAGCAGGTCCACTGAACTATCAGAAGAACTCGTTCATAGCCCAGGCTGAAT GTGAAACCCAAGACTCCCAGCAGTTCAGCCCTTCCTGCTCCGAACGCTCCTTTGTCGCGTCCCCCAACTGTTTAATCAACCG GGACTCATCAGAGCACAACAATGTGTCGTGTTCCACCGCCGCCTCCAACCAGGACAAACCAGGCTCCCCGGCCCACTGCTCCCCCAGGAAGAAGCCAAggaagaaacagaagaagaaaggggggcagagggagacagggaagcagagacagagacGTAGAGTACCTTCTGGTGTCCCTGAGCAGGAGACCCAGACTGGCAGTTCTCCTCAACTGATCCAGATCCAG CAGGACGCTTCAGAGCACCAAAGTAACATCAGCACTTCATACAGTAGCAGTATCCTGAGTTTAGAGGCGCATGACAGAAGACGCCCCCCTTACTCCCTCCAGGACTGCAACAGGGGCCCCAGCCATTCCCACCTCTACTGGGGTCCCCAGGTGTTTAGCCacccctccaacctctccaccTATGGGCAGGAGAGTGACTCAGACTCTCCTCTCAGCAGTGTGGGAGACTGTTCGTTAGCCCTAGCAGGGCTCAGGGGCAGTGTCAGTCAGGAGGACCGATGCTACGCAGGTCCCTTCTGCAAAGACTTCTGCAAAGACGTGGAAAGAGATgtcagggagaaggagggagaagtcTCAGAGACTGACACCAACGAGGGCCTGATCTTCAATAAG AATATTCAGCCTGTGAATTATGAGTACAGGGAGGGGAAGGACTACAGCCTCTGCAAGTCTATCAACACAGGGTCATACGGGGAAGTGCACAGTGTGCAAGACAACAGAACACACTTTAGATTTGGTGCCAAAAAG aTTCTCCTGAAGAGTTTTAGTAGTGAGGAAGTGGGTACGTGGAGTGCCCTGAAGTCTCCTCGCGTGGTGGAACTCTTCGGAGTGATCAGAGAGGGGCCCTACGTCGTCCTCTTCATGGACCTCAAAGCTG GCTCTGTGGGTCAGCTTATTAAAGAGAGGGGTCGGCTACCTGAGGACCTGGCCCTACACTACCACTGTCAGGTCCTTGAGGCGCTGGAACACCTGCTGAAGAGACGAGTGCTGCATCTGGACATAAAGG cggACAATGTGTTGCTGTCAGAGGATGGGAGGGACACTTTTCTGTGTGACTTTGGACAATCGGAGAGAATGGACATCGGTGGACAGAGCCTAAGTGCATCCCAAGGAG CAGATCTGAAGGGGACAGAGACACACATGGCCCCGGAGATTGTGAAAGGGGAAACCTGCCGCGGAGCCAAAGCAGACGTGTGGAGCAGCTGCTGCATGTTACTGCACATGCTCAATGGCTGCCAGCCCTGGACACGATACTACTCCCGCCCACTGTACTTCAAG ATAGCCAATGAACCACCGCCTCTGAGGGAGATCCCGCCCGATTGCAGTCCCTTCACTGCTGATGTCATAAAGGTGGGACTACAGAAGGAGCCCACCAAGAGGGCCTCCGCCTCGGAGCTCAAGGGAAGAGCAGCCAGAGCTCTGAGAGAAG TGGGAGGACTCAGCAGCCCCATTAGAGGGTCCTATAAGGAGCCCCTACAGATAGATGACAGCCCCAGCCAGTCTAGCCAGCCCTGGCCACCGTTTAGCAGAGACACCTGCTCTGAGGAGAGCCCTGAGCTATGGCTGGAATCCATGAACCCAGGGAGCAAGGAGCTGAacaatgatgaggaggaggaaggcagTGAGGCAGACACAGAGGAGACAGCCTCACCTCGCTCTCTACTGACACAACTCCATGAATGGCAAAATCCCAAGATGACCGACGTCACCTCCAACGTGTCTGAGCTTGAACTGCGCAAGCTGGAGAGAG AGTTCTACCTGACCAGTCTGTCTCAGCTGCACTCAGCAGAAACCCAGGAGCAGCTACTGTCCTGCCTGAGCAGCAGTGACTGTTACTCCAACAGGGACTTATGGGACAGAAAG GACTCTGGCCGTTGGTCCATCAGCCCAGGTGACGACCTCAGCTCCGGTGTGTTCTCCTACAACAGCCAACCGGATGGACAGATTCTCAGTATGGACTGGCTGGTTCACCAAAGCCACCTGTCTCCACCCCAATGCTTTGAGG gAGTTAACGTCTGCATCACGGGCGTAAATGGGCAAAGCATCCGGATACGAGAGAAACGCAGGGTGAAGGTGGGCCACATCGCCACGGGGATCAGCGACCAG GCGACTACACACAGGCCTTCAATACACcacctgtgtctctctctcccctctagatCTCTGAGAGGGTGTTCACCATGGAGACTCAGGAGCGGGAGCCAGTGGCCCATGATGAGGAGGTACAGGACTCTGGCCTCCTGCTCCGCTGTGTCCCTGCTCCTGACTACTGCCAGGCCTGGCGATGGAGGGTCAAGGAGGGGGTGCTGGAGACTCGTGACTGAGCCATTAACTCCCCCCACTCATCGGTAG
- the LOC110486292 gene encoding mitogen-activated protein kinase kinase kinase 14 isoform X3, with protein MAVRRRIFNSTRPFSGSPQIELKGSYPSLPSPEDRTSDEEGKESKGDFMPCLKPRIIKVLTKGTAEQVGEAGPLNYQKNSFIAQAECETQDSQQFSPSCSERSFVASPNCLINRDSSEHNNVSCSTAASNQDKPGSPAHCSPRKKPRKKQKKKGGQRETGKQRQRRRVPSGVPEQETQTGSSPQLIQIQDASEHQSNISTSYSSSILSLEAHDRRRPPYSLQDCNRGPSHSHLYWGPQVFSHPSNLSTYGQESDSDSPLSSVGDCSLALAGLRGSVSQEDRCYAGPFCKDFCKDVERDVREKEGEVSETDTNEGLIFNKNIQPVNYEYREGKDYSLCKSINTGSYGEVHSVQDNRTHFRFGAKKILLKSFSSEEVGTWSALKSPRVVELFGVIREGPYVVLFMDLKAGSVGQLIKERGRLPEDLALHYHCQVLEALEHLLKRRVLHLDIKADNVLLSEDGRDTFLCDFGQSERMDIGGQSLSASQGADLKGTETHMAPEIVKGETCRGAKADVWSSCCMLLHMLNGCQPWTRYYSRPLYFKIANEPPPLREIPPDCSPFTADVIKVGLQKEPTKRASASELKGRAARALREVGGLSSPIRGSYKEPLQIDDSPSQSSQPWPPFSRDTCSEESPELWLESMNPGSKELNNDEEEEGSEADTEETASPRSLLTQLHEWQNPKMTDVTSNVSELELRKLEREFYLTSLSQLHSAETQEQLLSCLSSSDCYSNRDLWDRKDSGRWSISPGDDLSSGVFSYNSQPDGQILSMDWLVHQSHLSPPQCFEGVNVCITGVNGQSIRIREKRRVKVGHIATGISDQATTHRPSIHHLCLSLPSRSLRGCSPWRLRSGSQWPMMRRYRTLASCSAVSLLLTTARPGDGGSRRGCWRLVTEPLTPPTHR; from the exons ATGGCAGTGAGGCGAAGGATCTTTAACTCGACCAGACCGTTCTCAGGGTCACCCCAAATAGAGCTGAAGGGGTCttacccaagcctccccagcccAGAAGACAGGACGAGTGacgaggaggggaaggagagcaAAGGGGACTTCATGCCTTGTTTAAAACCCAGAATAATTAAAGTCCTAACGAAGGGCACAGCAGAACAAGTGGGTGAAGCAGGTCCACTGAACTATCAGAAGAACTCGTTCATAGCCCAGGCTGAAT GTGAAACCCAAGACTCCCAGCAGTTCAGCCCTTCCTGCTCCGAACGCTCCTTTGTCGCGTCCCCCAACTGTTTAATCAACCG GGACTCATCAGAGCACAACAATGTGTCGTGTTCCACCGCCGCCTCCAACCAGGACAAACCAGGCTCCCCGGCCCACTGCTCCCCCAGGAAGAAGCCAAggaagaaacagaagaagaaaggggggcagagggagacagggaagcagagacagagacGTAGAGTACCTTCTGGTGTCCCTGAGCAGGAGACCCAGACTGGCAGTTCTCCTCAACTGATCCAGATCCAG GACGCTTCAGAGCACCAAAGTAACATCAGCACTTCATACAGTAGCAGTATCCTGAGTTTAGAGGCGCATGACAGAAGACGCCCCCCTTACTCCCTCCAGGACTGCAACAGGGGCCCCAGCCATTCCCACCTCTACTGGGGTCCCCAGGTGTTTAGCCacccctccaacctctccaccTATGGGCAGGAGAGTGACTCAGACTCTCCTCTCAGCAGTGTGGGAGACTGTTCGTTAGCCCTAGCAGGGCTCAGGGGCAGTGTCAGTCAGGAGGACCGATGCTACGCAGGTCCCTTCTGCAAAGACTTCTGCAAAGACGTGGAAAGAGATgtcagggagaaggagggagaagtcTCAGAGACTGACACCAACGAGGGCCTGATCTTCAATAAG AATATTCAGCCTGTGAATTATGAGTACAGGGAGGGGAAGGACTACAGCCTCTGCAAGTCTATCAACACAGGGTCATACGGGGAAGTGCACAGTGTGCAAGACAACAGAACACACTTTAGATTTGGTGCCAAAAAG aTTCTCCTGAAGAGTTTTAGTAGTGAGGAAGTGGGTACGTGGAGTGCCCTGAAGTCTCCTCGCGTGGTGGAACTCTTCGGAGTGATCAGAGAGGGGCCCTACGTCGTCCTCTTCATGGACCTCAAAGCTG GCTCTGTGGGTCAGCTTATTAAAGAGAGGGGTCGGCTACCTGAGGACCTGGCCCTACACTACCACTGTCAGGTCCTTGAGGCGCTGGAACACCTGCTGAAGAGACGAGTGCTGCATCTGGACATAAAGG cggACAATGTGTTGCTGTCAGAGGATGGGAGGGACACTTTTCTGTGTGACTTTGGACAATCGGAGAGAATGGACATCGGTGGACAGAGCCTAAGTGCATCCCAAGGAG CAGATCTGAAGGGGACAGAGACACACATGGCCCCGGAGATTGTGAAAGGGGAAACCTGCCGCGGAGCCAAAGCAGACGTGTGGAGCAGCTGCTGCATGTTACTGCACATGCTCAATGGCTGCCAGCCCTGGACACGATACTACTCCCGCCCACTGTACTTCAAG ATAGCCAATGAACCACCGCCTCTGAGGGAGATCCCGCCCGATTGCAGTCCCTTCACTGCTGATGTCATAAAGGTGGGACTACAGAAGGAGCCCACCAAGAGGGCCTCCGCCTCGGAGCTCAAGGGAAGAGCAGCCAGAGCTCTGAGAGAAG TGGGAGGACTCAGCAGCCCCATTAGAGGGTCCTATAAGGAGCCCCTACAGATAGATGACAGCCCCAGCCAGTCTAGCCAGCCCTGGCCACCGTTTAGCAGAGACACCTGCTCTGAGGAGAGCCCTGAGCTATGGCTGGAATCCATGAACCCAGGGAGCAAGGAGCTGAacaatgatgaggaggaggaaggcagTGAGGCAGACACAGAGGAGACAGCCTCACCTCGCTCTCTACTGACACAACTCCATGAATGGCAAAATCCCAAGATGACCGACGTCACCTCCAACGTGTCTGAGCTTGAACTGCGCAAGCTGGAGAGAG AGTTCTACCTGACCAGTCTGTCTCAGCTGCACTCAGCAGAAACCCAGGAGCAGCTACTGTCCTGCCTGAGCAGCAGTGACTGTTACTCCAACAGGGACTTATGGGACAGAAAG GACTCTGGCCGTTGGTCCATCAGCCCAGGTGACGACCTCAGCTCCGGTGTGTTCTCCTACAACAGCCAACCGGATGGACAGATTCTCAGTATGGACTGGCTGGTTCACCAAAGCCACCTGTCTCCACCCCAATGCTTTGAGG gAGTTAACGTCTGCATCACGGGCGTAAATGGGCAAAGCATCCGGATACGAGAGAAACGCAGGGTGAAGGTGGGCCACATCGCCACGGGGATCAGCGACCAG GCGACTACACACAGGCCTTCAATACACcacctgtgtctctctctcccctctagatCTCTGAGAGGGTGTTCACCATGGAGACTCAGGAGCGGGAGCCAGTGGCCCATGATGAGGAGGTACAGGACTCTGGCCTCCTGCTCCGCTGTGTCCCTGCTCCTGACTACTGCCAGGCCTGGCGATGGAGGGTCAAGGAGGGGGTGCTGGAGACTCGTGACTGAGCCATTAACTCCCCCCACTCATCGGTAG
- the LOC110486292 gene encoding mitogen-activated protein kinase kinase kinase 14 isoform X4, with protein MAVRRRIFNSTRPFSGSPQIELKGSYPSLPSPEDRTSDEEGKESKGDFMPCLKPRIIKVLTKGTAEQVGEAGPLNYQKNSFIAQAECETQDSQQFSPSCSERSFVASPNCLINRDSSEHNNVSCSTAASNQDKPGSPAHCSPRKKPRKKQKKKGGQRETGKQRQRRRVPSGVPEQETQTGSSPQLIQIQQDASEHQSNISTSYSSSILSLEAHDRRRPPYSLQDCNRGPSHSHLYWGPQVFSHPSNLSTYGQESDSDSPLSSVGDCSLALAGLRGSVSQEDRCYAGPFCKDFCKDVERDVREKEGEVSETDTNEGLIFNKNIQPVNYEYREGKDYSLCKSINTGSYGEVHSVQDNRTHFRFGAKKILLKSFSSEEVGTWSALKSPRVVELFGVIREGPYVVLFMDLKAGSVGQLIKERGRLPEDLALHYHCQVLEALEHLLKRRVLHLDIKADNVLLSEDGRDTFLCDFGQSERMDIGGQSLSASQGADLKGTETHMAPEIVKGETCRGAKADVWSSCCMLLHMLNGCQPWTRYYSRPLYFKIANEPPPLREIPPDCSPFTADVIKVGLQKEPTKRASASELKGRAARALREVGGLSSPIRGSYKEPLQIDDSPSQSSQPWPPFSRDTCSEESPELWLESMNPGSKELNNDEEEEGSEADTEETASPRSLLTQLHEWQNPKMTDVTSNVSELELRKLEREFYLTSLSQLHSAETQEQLLSCLSSSDCYSNRDLWDRKDSGRWSISPGDDLSSGVFSYNSQPDGQILSMDWLVHQSHLSPPQCFEGVNVCITGVNGQSIRIREKRRVKVGHIATGISDQISERVFTMETQEREPVAHDEEVQDSGLLLRCVPAPDYCQAWRWRVKEGVLETRD; from the exons ATGGCAGTGAGGCGAAGGATCTTTAACTCGACCAGACCGTTCTCAGGGTCACCCCAAATAGAGCTGAAGGGGTCttacccaagcctccccagcccAGAAGACAGGACGAGTGacgaggaggggaaggagagcaAAGGGGACTTCATGCCTTGTTTAAAACCCAGAATAATTAAAGTCCTAACGAAGGGCACAGCAGAACAAGTGGGTGAAGCAGGTCCACTGAACTATCAGAAGAACTCGTTCATAGCCCAGGCTGAAT GTGAAACCCAAGACTCCCAGCAGTTCAGCCCTTCCTGCTCCGAACGCTCCTTTGTCGCGTCCCCCAACTGTTTAATCAACCG GGACTCATCAGAGCACAACAATGTGTCGTGTTCCACCGCCGCCTCCAACCAGGACAAACCAGGCTCCCCGGCCCACTGCTCCCCCAGGAAGAAGCCAAggaagaaacagaagaagaaaggggggcagagggagacagggaagcagagacagagacGTAGAGTACCTTCTGGTGTCCCTGAGCAGGAGACCCAGACTGGCAGTTCTCCTCAACTGATCCAGATCCAG CAGGACGCTTCAGAGCACCAAAGTAACATCAGCACTTCATACAGTAGCAGTATCCTGAGTTTAGAGGCGCATGACAGAAGACGCCCCCCTTACTCCCTCCAGGACTGCAACAGGGGCCCCAGCCATTCCCACCTCTACTGGGGTCCCCAGGTGTTTAGCCacccctccaacctctccaccTATGGGCAGGAGAGTGACTCAGACTCTCCTCTCAGCAGTGTGGGAGACTGTTCGTTAGCCCTAGCAGGGCTCAGGGGCAGTGTCAGTCAGGAGGACCGATGCTACGCAGGTCCCTTCTGCAAAGACTTCTGCAAAGACGTGGAAAGAGATgtcagggagaaggagggagaagtcTCAGAGACTGACACCAACGAGGGCCTGATCTTCAATAAG AATATTCAGCCTGTGAATTATGAGTACAGGGAGGGGAAGGACTACAGCCTCTGCAAGTCTATCAACACAGGGTCATACGGGGAAGTGCACAGTGTGCAAGACAACAGAACACACTTTAGATTTGGTGCCAAAAAG aTTCTCCTGAAGAGTTTTAGTAGTGAGGAAGTGGGTACGTGGAGTGCCCTGAAGTCTCCTCGCGTGGTGGAACTCTTCGGAGTGATCAGAGAGGGGCCCTACGTCGTCCTCTTCATGGACCTCAAAGCTG GCTCTGTGGGTCAGCTTATTAAAGAGAGGGGTCGGCTACCTGAGGACCTGGCCCTACACTACCACTGTCAGGTCCTTGAGGCGCTGGAACACCTGCTGAAGAGACGAGTGCTGCATCTGGACATAAAGG cggACAATGTGTTGCTGTCAGAGGATGGGAGGGACACTTTTCTGTGTGACTTTGGACAATCGGAGAGAATGGACATCGGTGGACAGAGCCTAAGTGCATCCCAAGGAG CAGATCTGAAGGGGACAGAGACACACATGGCCCCGGAGATTGTGAAAGGGGAAACCTGCCGCGGAGCCAAAGCAGACGTGTGGAGCAGCTGCTGCATGTTACTGCACATGCTCAATGGCTGCCAGCCCTGGACACGATACTACTCCCGCCCACTGTACTTCAAG ATAGCCAATGAACCACCGCCTCTGAGGGAGATCCCGCCCGATTGCAGTCCCTTCACTGCTGATGTCATAAAGGTGGGACTACAGAAGGAGCCCACCAAGAGGGCCTCCGCCTCGGAGCTCAAGGGAAGAGCAGCCAGAGCTCTGAGAGAAG TGGGAGGACTCAGCAGCCCCATTAGAGGGTCCTATAAGGAGCCCCTACAGATAGATGACAGCCCCAGCCAGTCTAGCCAGCCCTGGCCACCGTTTAGCAGAGACACCTGCTCTGAGGAGAGCCCTGAGCTATGGCTGGAATCCATGAACCCAGGGAGCAAGGAGCTGAacaatgatgaggaggaggaaggcagTGAGGCAGACACAGAGGAGACAGCCTCACCTCGCTCTCTACTGACACAACTCCATGAATGGCAAAATCCCAAGATGACCGACGTCACCTCCAACGTGTCTGAGCTTGAACTGCGCAAGCTGGAGAGAG AGTTCTACCTGACCAGTCTGTCTCAGCTGCACTCAGCAGAAACCCAGGAGCAGCTACTGTCCTGCCTGAGCAGCAGTGACTGTTACTCCAACAGGGACTTATGGGACAGAAAG GACTCTGGCCGTTGGTCCATCAGCCCAGGTGACGACCTCAGCTCCGGTGTGTTCTCCTACAACAGCCAACCGGATGGACAGATTCTCAGTATGGACTGGCTGGTTCACCAAAGCCACCTGTCTCCACCCCAATGCTTTGAGG gAGTTAACGTCTGCATCACGGGCGTAAATGGGCAAAGCATCCGGATACGAGAGAAACGCAGGGTGAAGGTGGGCCACATCGCCACGGGGATCAGCGACCAG atCTCTGAGAGGGTGTTCACCATGGAGACTCAGGAGCGGGAGCCAGTGGCCCATGATGAGGAGGTACAGGACTCTGGCCTCCTGCTCCGCTGTGTCCCTGCTCCTGACTACTGCCAGGCCTGGCGATGGAGGGTCAAGGAGGGGGTGCTGGAGACTCGTGACTGA
- the LOC110486292 gene encoding mitogen-activated protein kinase kinase kinase 14 isoform X5, with protein MAVRRRIFNSTRPFSGSPQIELKGSYPSLPSPEDRTSDEEGKESKGDFMPCLKPRIIKVLTKGTAEQVGEAGPLNYQKNSFIAQAECETQDSQQFSPSCSERSFVASPNCLINRDSSEHNNVSCSTAASNQDKPGSPAHCSPRKKPRKKQKKKGGQRETGKQRQRRRVPSGVPEQETQTGSSPQLIQIQQDASEHQSNISTSYSSSILSLEAHDRRRPPYSLQDCNRGPSHSHLYWGPQVFSHPSNLSTYGQESDSDSPLSSVGDCSLALAGLRGSVSQEDRCYAGPFCKDFCKDVERDVREKEGEVSETDTNEGLIFNKNIQPVNYEYREGKDYSLCKSINTGSYGEVHSVQDNRTHFRFGAKKILLKSFSSEEVGTWSALKSPRVVELFGVIREGPYVVLFMDLKAGSVGQLIKERGRLPEDLALHYHCQVLEALEHLLKRRVLHLDIKADNVLLSEDGRDTFLCDFGQSERMDIGGQSLSASQGDLKGTETHMAPEIVKGETCRGAKADVWSSCCMLLHMLNGCQPWTRYYSRPLYFKIANEPPPLREIPPDCSPFTADVIKVGLQKEPTKRASASELKGRAARALREVGGLSSPIRGSYKEPLQIDDSPSQSSQPWPPFSRDTCSEESPELWLESMNPGSKELNNDEEEEGSEADTEETASPRSLLTQLHEWQNPKMTDVTSNVSELELRKLEREFYLTSLSQLHSAETQEQLLSCLSSSDCYSNRDLWDRKDSGRWSISPGDDLSSGVFSYNSQPDGQILSMDWLVHQSHLSPPQCFEGVNVCITGVNGQSIRIREKRRVKVGHIATGISDQISERVFTMETQEREPVAHDEEVQDSGLLLRCVPAPDYCQAWRWRVKEGVLETRD; from the exons ATGGCAGTGAGGCGAAGGATCTTTAACTCGACCAGACCGTTCTCAGGGTCACCCCAAATAGAGCTGAAGGGGTCttacccaagcctccccagcccAGAAGACAGGACGAGTGacgaggaggggaaggagagcaAAGGGGACTTCATGCCTTGTTTAAAACCCAGAATAATTAAAGTCCTAACGAAGGGCACAGCAGAACAAGTGGGTGAAGCAGGTCCACTGAACTATCAGAAGAACTCGTTCATAGCCCAGGCTGAAT GTGAAACCCAAGACTCCCAGCAGTTCAGCCCTTCCTGCTCCGAACGCTCCTTTGTCGCGTCCCCCAACTGTTTAATCAACCG GGACTCATCAGAGCACAACAATGTGTCGTGTTCCACCGCCGCCTCCAACCAGGACAAACCAGGCTCCCCGGCCCACTGCTCCCCCAGGAAGAAGCCAAggaagaaacagaagaagaaaggggggcagagggagacagggaagcagagacagagacGTAGAGTACCTTCTGGTGTCCCTGAGCAGGAGACCCAGACTGGCAGTTCTCCTCAACTGATCCAGATCCAG CAGGACGCTTCAGAGCACCAAAGTAACATCAGCACTTCATACAGTAGCAGTATCCTGAGTTTAGAGGCGCATGACAGAAGACGCCCCCCTTACTCCCTCCAGGACTGCAACAGGGGCCCCAGCCATTCCCACCTCTACTGGGGTCCCCAGGTGTTTAGCCacccctccaacctctccaccTATGGGCAGGAGAGTGACTCAGACTCTCCTCTCAGCAGTGTGGGAGACTGTTCGTTAGCCCTAGCAGGGCTCAGGGGCAGTGTCAGTCAGGAGGACCGATGCTACGCAGGTCCCTTCTGCAAAGACTTCTGCAAAGACGTGGAAAGAGATgtcagggagaaggagggagaagtcTCAGAGACTGACACCAACGAGGGCCTGATCTTCAATAAG AATATTCAGCCTGTGAATTATGAGTACAGGGAGGGGAAGGACTACAGCCTCTGCAAGTCTATCAACACAGGGTCATACGGGGAAGTGCACAGTGTGCAAGACAACAGAACACACTTTAGATTTGGTGCCAAAAAG aTTCTCCTGAAGAGTTTTAGTAGTGAGGAAGTGGGTACGTGGAGTGCCCTGAAGTCTCCTCGCGTGGTGGAACTCTTCGGAGTGATCAGAGAGGGGCCCTACGTCGTCCTCTTCATGGACCTCAAAGCTG GCTCTGTGGGTCAGCTTATTAAAGAGAGGGGTCGGCTACCTGAGGACCTGGCCCTACACTACCACTGTCAGGTCCTTGAGGCGCTGGAACACCTGCTGAAGAGACGAGTGCTGCATCTGGACATAAAGG cggACAATGTGTTGCTGTCAGAGGATGGGAGGGACACTTTTCTGTGTGACTTTGGACAATCGGAGAGAATGGACATCGGTGGACAGAGCCTAAGTGCATCCCAAGGAG ATCTGAAGGGGACAGAGACACACATGGCCCCGGAGATTGTGAAAGGGGAAACCTGCCGCGGAGCCAAAGCAGACGTGTGGAGCAGCTGCTGCATGTTACTGCACATGCTCAATGGCTGCCAGCCCTGGACACGATACTACTCCCGCCCACTGTACTTCAAG ATAGCCAATGAACCACCGCCTCTGAGGGAGATCCCGCCCGATTGCAGTCCCTTCACTGCTGATGTCATAAAGGTGGGACTACAGAAGGAGCCCACCAAGAGGGCCTCCGCCTCGGAGCTCAAGGGAAGAGCAGCCAGAGCTCTGAGAGAAG TGGGAGGACTCAGCAGCCCCATTAGAGGGTCCTATAAGGAGCCCCTACAGATAGATGACAGCCCCAGCCAGTCTAGCCAGCCCTGGCCACCGTTTAGCAGAGACACCTGCTCTGAGGAGAGCCCTGAGCTATGGCTGGAATCCATGAACCCAGGGAGCAAGGAGCTGAacaatgatgaggaggaggaaggcagTGAGGCAGACACAGAGGAGACAGCCTCACCTCGCTCTCTACTGACACAACTCCATGAATGGCAAAATCCCAAGATGACCGACGTCACCTCCAACGTGTCTGAGCTTGAACTGCGCAAGCTGGAGAGAG AGTTCTACCTGACCAGTCTGTCTCAGCTGCACTCAGCAGAAACCCAGGAGCAGCTACTGTCCTGCCTGAGCAGCAGTGACTGTTACTCCAACAGGGACTTATGGGACAGAAAG GACTCTGGCCGTTGGTCCATCAGCCCAGGTGACGACCTCAGCTCCGGTGTGTTCTCCTACAACAGCCAACCGGATGGACAGATTCTCAGTATGGACTGGCTGGTTCACCAAAGCCACCTGTCTCCACCCCAATGCTTTGAGG gAGTTAACGTCTGCATCACGGGCGTAAATGGGCAAAGCATCCGGATACGAGAGAAACGCAGGGTGAAGGTGGGCCACATCGCCACGGGGATCAGCGACCAG atCTCTGAGAGGGTGTTCACCATGGAGACTCAGGAGCGGGAGCCAGTGGCCCATGATGAGGAGGTACAGGACTCTGGCCTCCTGCTCCGCTGTGTCCCTGCTCCTGACTACTGCCAGGCCTGGCGATGGAGGGTCAAGGAGGGGGTGCTGGAGACTCGTGACTGA